In Ferrigenium kumadai, the DNA window CTCAAGGTCACCCACCCGCTCACCGGCGAACAGGTGCCGGTATGGGTCGGCAACTACGTGCTGATGGGCTACGGCGAAGGCGCGGTGATGGCCGTGCCAGCGCACGACGAGCGCGACTTCGGCTTCGCCAAGAAATACGACCTGCCGATCAAGCAGTCCATCCAGGTCGCGGGCGAGACCTTCTCCACCGACGCGTGGGCCGAGTGGTACGGCGACAAGGAAAAAGGCGTGTGCATCTATTCCGGCAAGTACGACGGCCTGAGCTACGGCGCCGCCGTGGACGCTATCGCCACCGACCTGAAGGCCAAGGGCCTGGGCGACAAGCAGGTGCAGTTCCGCCTGCGCGACTGGGGCATCTCGCGCCAGCGCTACTGGGGCTGCCCGATCCCCATCATCCACTGCCCGAGCTGCGGCGACGTAGCCGTGCCGGACGACCAGCTGCCCGTGGTGCTGCCCGAGAACGTGGTGCCGGACGGCGCGGGCTCGCCGCTGGCGAAGATGCCCGAGTTCTACGAGTGCACCTGCCCCAAGTGCGGCGGCAAGGCGAAGCGCGAGACCGACACGATGGACACCTTCGTCGAGTCGTCCTGGTACTACGCGCGCTACAGCAGCCCGCAGTGCAAGACCGGTATGGTGGACAAGGCCAGCGCGCAGCACTGGCTGCCCGTGGACCAGTACATCGGCGGCATCGAGCACGCCATCCTGCACCTGCTGTACGCGCGCTTCTTCCACAAGCTGATGCGCGACGAAGGCCTGGTGCCGGGCGATGAACCGTTCAAGAATTTGCTGACGCAAGGCATGGTGATCGCGCCGACCTTCTACCGCGAGGAATCCAACGGCAAGAAGCTGTGGATCAATCCGGCCGAGGTGGATGTGGCAACCGATGAGCGCGGCCGCCCGACGGGCGCGACGCTCAAGGCCGACGGCCTGCCTGTCGTCATCGGCGGCACGGAGAAGATGTCGAAGTCGAAGAACAACGGCGTCGATCCTCAGGCCATCATCGACGAATACGGCGCCGATACCGCGCGTCTGTTCATGATGTTCGCCGCTCCGCCGGACCAGTCGCTGGAATGGTCGGATGCCGGCGTGGAAGGCTCATACCGCTTCCTCAAGCGCGTGTGGAAGGCCGTGTCCGACCACGTCGCGCCGGGCGTGGTCGCAGCCTACCGCGAAGGCGAGCTGAGCGCGGCTGCCAAGGCGCTGCGCTTCCAGTTGCACCAGACCATCGCCAAGGTGGACGACGACCTCGGCCGCCGCAAGACTTTCAACACCGCGATCGCGGCGAACATGGAGCTGCTCAATGCGCTGGGCAAATTCACCGAGCAGACTCCCGCTGCGCGTCATGTGATGCAGGAAGCACTGGAAGCCATCGTGCTGATGCTGAGCCCCATCGTGCCGCACCTGGGCCAGGCTCTGTGGTCCGAGCTGCGCCCGGGCAGCGACCTGCTCGACCAGTCCTTCCCCAAGGCGGACCCGGCGGCGCTGGTGCAGGACGAGATCGAACTGGTGATCCAGATCAACGGCAAGCTGCGTGGCAGCCTGCGCGTATCGAAGGATGCCGACAAGGCGGCCATCGAGCAGCTCGCGCTGGCGCATGAGGTGGTGGTGAAGCAACTGGCGGGAGGCATCGCGAAGAAGGTCGTGGTGGTACCGGGCCGATTGATCAACGTGGTTGTGTAATCGTAGGGGCGGGTCTGAGACCCGCCCGTTATCTTTCAATACATCAATGGGAGGGTTTGAAACCCGCCCCTACGGGAGAGCGTCATGCGTGTCTTTGTGTTGTTGATGTCCCTGCTGCTCACTGCATGCGGCTTCCACCTGCGCGGCCATGCCGGGATGCCTTTCAGTACCCTGTACCTGAACGCGGCCAATCCCAACACGCCGTTCATCGCCGACCTGCGCCAGAACCTGACGGTAAACAACATCAAACTGGTGAACAGCGCCGAGAAGGCGGACGTGATCCTCAGCATCGAATCCGAAGTGCTCGACAAACAGATCCTGTCGCTTTCCGGAGGCGGGCGCGTGAGCGAGTTCCAGCTGTTCTACCGCGTCTCGGTACGCGCGTACGACAACCAGCAGCGGGACTGGATACCAACCGAAATAATGGAGATACGCCGCGACTACTCCTACGACGACACGAAGATCCTCGCCAAGGAACAGGAAGAGGCCATGCTCGTCCAGAGCATGCGTACCGACATGGTGCAACAGATCATCCGCCGCCTGAGCCGTTCCAAGGCACTGCCGCCGCAATAAGCCATGCAAATCGCCAGCGACGACCTGCCGCGCCATCTCGCTTCGGGACTGAAGCCGCTGTACGTGGTGTACGGCGACGCGCTGCTGCTGGCGATCGAGGCGGCGGACGGCATCCGCGCCGCGGCACGCGCCGCCGGATATGCAGAGCGCGACACATTCACCGTCGAGCAGCATTTCAAGTGGGCCGAGCTGCGCAACAGCGCGCAGAGCCTATCGCTGTTCGCCGAACGCAAGGTCATCGACCTGCGCATCCCGTCAGGCAAGCCGGGCGTCGAGGGCGGGCAGGCGCTGCAGGAATACGTTGCCAACCTCAGCCCGGACATACTCACGCTGATCACCCTGCCCAAGCTCGACAACACCGCGCGCAAGAGCCAATGGTTCGCGGCGCTGGAACGGAATGGCGTGATGGTGACCGCCGACGACGTGCCGCGCGGCGCCCTGCCGCGCTGGATCGCGGGACGTCTGAAGCGGCAGGAACAGACGGCGGACAACGCCACGCTGGAATTCCTCGCCGACCGCTGCGAGGGCAACCTGCTCGCCGCGTTCCAGGAGATCCAGAAACTCGCGCTGCTGTTCCCCGCCGGACAGCTGTCGCTCGATGATGTGAAGGACGCGGTGATGGACGTGGCGCGCTACGACATCTTCAAGCTGTCGGAGGCGATGCTGACCGGCAACGCGGCGCGTTTCGCACGCATCCTGGAGGGGCTGCGCGCCGAAGGCACCGCCACCGTGCTGGTGCTGTGGGCGATCACCGAGGATGTCCGCACGCTGGGCAAGGTACTGCAGGCAGTGCAGCGCGGCGGCAACCTCGCCAACGCGATGCGCGACGCGCGGGTCTGGGGCCCGCGCCAGGGATTGATCGAGAACGCGGCGCGCCGCATGAAATTCCCGCACATCGAGCGCGCCATGCAACAGGCCGCGCGCCTGGACAAGACCATCAAGGGCCTGCGCCAGGGCGACGTGTGGGACGAGTTGCTGCAACTGGGACTGCGGTTCGCCAAATGACCGACGCATTGCTGGTGTTCACCAACCTGCCGGACGAACAGTCCGCCACGGCACTTGCGCAGCGATTGATCGAGCAACGCGCCGCTGCCTGCGTCAACCGGCTCGCGCCCTGCACCTCGATCTATCGCTGGGAGGGCAAGGTCGAGACAGCCACGGAAGTGCCGCTGCTGATCAAGACCACCCGGGCGGCTTATCCGCGCCTCGAGCAGTTGATCCGCGAGGTGCATCCCTACGAACTTCCCGAGATCGTTGCGGTCTCGATTGACCAGGGCCTGCCCGCCTATCTCGATTGGGTAAATCAGGAAACCAAGGAATAGACCATGCGTTTTGTACTGCTGCTATTGATGTGTCTCGTCGCTCCCGTCACCCAGGCCGGATTCCTCGACAACCTCGGCGGCGGCAAGCAGCCGACCTTCCTGCCGCCGGACGAGGCGTTCGGACTGCAGGTCGCCGTGCGCGACGCGAACACGCTGCAGGCCAGCTTCAGCGTCACGCCCGGATACTACCTGTATCGCGACAAGGTCGAGTTCAGCGTCGCCGGCGGCAAGACGAAGATCGCGCGCGTCGATCTGCCCAAGGGCGAAGAGAAGAACGATCCGAACTTCGGCCTGATCCAGGTCTACCACCAGCCGTTCCAGGCGCTGCTGACGCTGGAACAGGCCGATCCCGCCCAGCCGTTGACGCTGAATGCGCGCTATCAGGGGTGCAGCGACGACGGGCTGTGCTATCCGCCCATCGACAAGACCATCACCGTCAGCCTGCTGCCCGCGCTGAGCAACGCGCCCGCCGCGCCGCCGAAGGCGCTGCCGCCGGCCGGTGACGACAACGCCCGCATTGCGGACCTGTTCAAGGGAGGCAGCTTCTGGCTGGTCATCGCGAGCTTCTTCGGCTTCGGCCTGCTGCTCGCGCTGACACCCTGCGTGTTCCCGATGATCCCCATCCTGTCCGGCATCATCGTCGGACGCGGCCACAAGATCACCCACATGCACGCCTTCATCCTGTCGCTGGCCTATGTGCTGGGGATGGCCATCACCTATGCCATTGCGGGTGTGGCAGCGGGTTATTCGGGCCACCTGATCTCCAATGCACTGCAGACGCCGTGGGTGCTGGGTAGCTTCGCCGCGCTGTTCGTGATCCTGTCGCTGTCGATGTTCGGCTTCTATGAATTGCAGCTGCCCTCCGCGCTGCAAAGCAAGCTCACCGACACCAGCAACAAACTGCACGGCGGCCATCTGTCCGGCGTATTCGCCATGGGCGCGTTGTCCGCCATCATCATGGGACCCTGCGTCGCCGCCCCGCTGGCGGGCGCACTCCTATATATAGGACAGACCCACGACGCGGTGCTGGGCGGGGCCGCCCTGTTCGCGCTGGCGCTGGGCATGGGTGCGCCGCTGCTGCTGATCGGCAGCTCGGCGGGGGTACTGCTGCCCAAGGCGGGCGCTTGGATGGAGGCGGTGAAGCGCTTCTTCGGCGTGCTGCTGCTGGCGCTGGCGATCTGGATCGTCTCGCCGGTCATCCCCGTTTCCGCACAGATGATGCTGTGGGCGGCGCTGCTGATCTTCTCGGCCATCTACCTGCACGCCCTCGACCCGCTGCCGCATAACGCGCACGGGATGCGCAAGCTCGGCAAGGGGCTCGGCATCCTCGCGCTGCTGCTCGGGGCGGCCTACCTGATCGGCGCGCTTTCCGGCGCGCGCGACATCCTGCGTCCGCTGGGCAACCTCGGGCGCGGCACCGTCGAGGCGCCTGCGAGCCTGCAATTCGAGCGCGTCCGCAACCTCGCCGCACTCGATGCCCGCATCGCCCAGGCCAGAGGCAAGACCGTAATGCTGGATTTCTACGCGGACTGGTGCGTCTCCTGCAAGGAGATGGAGCGCTTCACATTCAGCGACGCGACGGTGCAGGCCAGACTGAAGGACACCGTGCTGCTGCAAGCCGACGTCACCGCCAACAGCGACGACGACAAGGCGCTGCTCAAGCGCTTCCAGCTGTTCGGCCCGCCCGCCACGCTGTTCTTCGACACCCAGGGCAAGGAGATCGACCACCGCGTGACGGGCTACCAAGACGCCGCGCAGTTCCTGCAGTCGCTGCAGGCCGCGGGGCTGTAAAGGCAATGCCGCTTAATAAAGCGAGGAAGCCATGTCAGACCTGAACGATCCGAGAGTGTTCTTCGCCGCCGAGCGGACACTGCTGGCCTGGAACCGAACCAGCCTCGCCCTGATGGCCTTCGGCTTCGTCATCGAGCGATTCGGACTGTTCGTTGCCATCCTCATGCCCCAGCAAGCATTGCCCCTGCAGCGCGGCCTCTCGTTCTGGACGGGACTGGCCTTCGTGGTACTGGGCGCGGCAGTCGCCGCCTACTCGACGGTGCAATTCCGCAAGGTTCTCAGGACGCTGAAGCCCGTCGAAATCCCGGATGGTTACCGGGTCAGCCCCGGCATCGTCACCAACCTGGCCGTCGCATTGCTGGGCATCGCCCTCACCGTTTACTTCTTTATGGGTGTCTAGCCCTCGATATCCTCCTTCGTGCAATTGCCGCGAAAAGGTAGACAAACCAACCCAATTTGCGGCAAACTGCGCGCATGAAAAACATCCTCGTACTGCATGGACCCAACCTGAACCTGCTCGGAACACGCGAGCCGGAGGTGTATGGTCGCGTCACGTTGGATGAAATTAACGAGAAATTAATGGCATTAGCGGGCGAGAACGGCGCAAACATGTTCTGCTTCCAGAGCAATGCCGAAGCAGCGCTGATCGAGCGGGTCCAACAGGCACGCAACGACGGCACACAGTTCATCGTCATCAATCCGGCGGCGTTCACCCACACCAGCGTAGCCTTGCGCGACGCGTTGGCGGCGGTGGGCATCCCTTTCATCGAAGTGCATCTTTCCAATGTGTTCGCGCGCGAGGCATTCCGCAAGGAATCGTTCTTCTCCGATCTCGCCGTCGGCGTGATCAGCGGCCTCGGCGCATCAGGTTACGAATCCGCAGTGCGTTATGCACTGAACCATAAAAACTAAATCTTTAGGAGGTCATCATGGATTTACGCAAGCTCAAGACACTGATCGAGCTGGTTGAAGGCTCCGGCATCGCCGAACTGGAAATCAGCGAGGGCGAAGAGCGCGTGCGCATCACCCGCACCGTAGCCGCACAACACATCGTCGCCCCAGCGCAGACCGTAGTCGCCGCAGCACCGGTGGCCGCCGCTCCCGCAGCCGCACCTGCAGCCGCGGCAGCCGCTCCAGCGGCGCCGGAAGGTCACATCGTGAAGTCGCCGATGGTCGGCACGTTCTACCGCTCGCCGTCCCCGGGCGCGAAGGCCTTCGTGGACGTCGGCCAGAGCGTAAACAGCGGCGACACGCTGTGCATCATCGAAGCGATGAAGCTGCTGAACGAGATCGACGCGGACCAGGGCGGCGTCATCAAGGCCATCCTGGTCGAGAACGGCCAGCCGGTCGAGTTCGGTCAGCCGCTGTTCGTCATCGGTTAATTCCGTCGCAGGCGCGCGCAAGCGCGCCTCATCCAGAGTCCGGAGCATCCAAAATGTTTGAAAAGATCCTGATCGCCAACCGCGGCGAGATTGCCCTCCGAATTCAGCGCGCCTGCCGCGAGCTGGGCATCAAGACTGTCGTCGTCCACTCCGAAGCGGACGCCGACGCGAAATACGTCAAGCTGGCCGACGAGTCGGTGTGCATCGGCCCTGCGCCGTCGAACCAGAGCTACCTGAGCATCCCTGCGATCATCAGCGCGGCCGAGGTCACCGATGCGCAGGCCATCCACCCCGGCTACGGCTTCCTGTCCGAGAACGCGGACTTCTCCGAGCGCGTCGAGAAGTGCGGCTTCGTCTTCATCGGCCCGCGCGCCGACACCATCCGCCTGATGGGCGACAAGGTCTCCGCCAAGGCGGCAATGAAGAAAGCCGGCGTGCCCTGCGTGCCCGGCGTGGACGGCGCATTGCCGGACAATCCTGCCGAGATCATCAAGATCGCGCGCACCATCGGCTACCCCGTCATCATCAAGGCGGCGGGCGGCGGCGGCGGACGCGGCATGCGCGTGGTGCACACCGAGGCCGCGCTGCTCAACGCCGTGACCATGACCAGGACAGAGGCAGCTGCAGCCTTCAACAACCCCATGGTCTACATGGAGAAGTTCCTGGAAAACCCGCGCCACATCGAGATCCAGATCCTGGCCGACCAGCACGGCAACGCCGTGTACCTGGGCGAGCGCGACTGCTCAATGCAGCGACGTCACCAGAAGGTCATCGAGGAAGCCCCGGCTCCGCTGCTGAACCCGCGCCTGCGCAACAAGGTCGGCGAGCGCTGCGCCGAAGCCTGCCGCAAGATCGGCTACCGCGGCGCCGGCACTTTCGAGTTCCTGTACGAAAACGGCGAGTTCTACTTCATCGAGATGAACACCCGCGTGCAGGTCGAGCACCCGGTCACCGAGATGATCACCGGCATCGACATCGTGCAGCAGCAGATCCGCATCGCCGCGGGCGAAAAGCTGCCGTTCAAGCAGCGCGACATCGAGTTCCGCGGCCATGCCATCGAGTGCCGCATCAACGCGGAACACCCGTACAAGTTCATCCCATCGCCCGGACGCATCACCTCCTGGCATGTGCCCGGCGGCCCCGGCATCCGCGTGGATTCGCACGTGTACGCCAACTACTTCGTGCCGCCGCACTACGACTCGATGATCGGCAAGCTCATCGCCTACGGCGACACGCGCGAGCAGGCCATGGCGCGCATGCGCACGGCGCTGTCCGAGATGGCGGTCGAAGGCATCGACACCAACCTCGCATTGCATCGCGAGCTGATGCAGGACGCCGCGTTCATGAACGGCGGCACCAGCATCCATTACCTCGAAGAGCGTTTGGCCGAACGCAGCAAGAGCAAGTAATGCCCTGGCTGACCCTCATCGCCGACACTGACGCGGAACACGCCGAGGCGCTGAGCGAAGCGCTGCTCGAACTGGGCGCGCTGTCGGTGGACCTGCTCGACGCTGACGCCGACACGCCGGACGAACAGGCGATCTTCGGCGAGCCCGGCGAACCGCCTCCCGGCGTGTGGCAGCACAACCGCGTCAGCGCCCTGTTCAACGACGACCAGGACGTTGCCGCGATCCTGCGCCAGGCAGCGAACAAGATCGGACTGAAGGACCTGCCCGAGCACCGCATCGAGACGCTGGCCGACAACGACTGGGTGCGCCTCACCCAGTCGCAGTTCGACCCCATCCCGATCTCGCCGCGCCTCTGGATCGTGCCGACCTGGCATACGCCCAGCGACCCGAACGCGATCAACATCGTGCTCGACCCCGGCCTCGCCTTCGGCACCGGCAGCCACCCCACGACGCGCCTCTGTCTGCGCTGGCTGGACAACAACATCAAGGGCGGCGAATCGGTGCTGGACTACGGCTGTGGCTCGGGCATCCTCGCCATCGCCGCACTCAAGCTCGGAGCTGCACGCGCCGTCGGCGTTGATGTAGACTCGCAGGCGGTGGTCGCGAGCCGCGACAACGCCGTCGCCAACCAGGTCGAGAACGTGCAGTTCTACATGCCGAACTATGCGCCCAAGGACACCTACGACGTGGTGGTGGCGAACATCCTGACCAACCCGCTGCGCATGCTCGCCCCCTTGCTGGCGAACGCAACGAGACAGGGCGGCCGCATCGTGCTTTCCGGGATACTCGAGGAGCAGGCGCAAGACGTGATGGATATCTACGCACAATGGTTCGACCTGGACGCCCCCGTGTTCGAGGACGGCTGGTCCTGCCTGTCGGGGACGAAACGCTAGGAGGCGTCACGCATGGACGGCACCACGCTCTGCCCCCACTGCAACACCCGCTTCAAGATCGCCGAGGCGCAACTGGAAGCGCACCACGGCATGGTGCGCTGCGGGCACTGCCTGCAGGCGTTCGACGCCCGTCCCGGCTTCATCCCAGACGAACCCATTCCCCAACTCGAACTGCCGATACTGGAAGAAGCGGCTCCGCAGCCTGAGTCGCACGCCGTTGAGGAAGTGTCCATCCAAGTTCCTGCCGAAGAGGTGGTCCGCGACGAGGTGGATGAGCTCCTGAGCGCGGCCGGGTTCCCGGAACCGCTGACGCAGGAAGAACCGGCATCTCCGCAACCCGAAACCACAGTCGACATCTCGACCGCCCCCACGACGGAAGAGATCGCCGAAGCGGCGGCGGCACCGACAGAAGCCACAGACCACGAGACGCTGGACTTCCTCGAGGCGGTCACCGCTGCGCAAAGCGAAGCCGGGCACGACGAACTGAAAGTCCACCACGAAGGGGAAGCATCACAGCCGATGACGCTGGCCGAACGGGTCGCCATCGTCGAGGAAGAGACTGAAGAATCCCAGCCGCGAAAGAAGCTCATCTGGCCTTGGGCCGTGAGCGCATCGCTGCTGACCATCGTGTTACTGGCACAGGCCGCCTACTTCTTCCGCGTCGAACTCGCCGCGCGCATGCCCGGCCTGAAGCCCGCGCTGATTGCCTGGTGCCAGCCGCTCAAATGCGAAGTGCCGCTGCCGCACAACAACGAACTGATGGGCATCGAATCGTCCGACCTCGAGGCCGACCCGGCACATGGGAACCTCATTACGTTGCATGCGCTGCTGCGCAACCGTGCGTCTTATGCGCAAGCCTTCCCCGAGCTGGAACTCACGCTGAACGACATCGACGACAAGGCGCTGGCGCGTCGCGTGTTCCGCCCCGCCGACTATCTGCCTCCAGTCGAAAAGGAACAGATCGGCCTGCTGCCCAACCATGAACTCGTGGTCAAACTGCGCCTCGACGTCGGCGACCTCAAGCCGACCGGATATCGGCTGGTGCTGTTCTACCCTGCAGTGAATTGAACTTCCGAAGCCGGACAGCCGCCCGCGGCTAGCTCCTGATGTATTCGCGGCGCTCCTGGATGGCCGGATAGGAACCGGAAACGCTACCGATGCGCCCGGAACGGACCTTCAGTTTATTTTCTTGAACGAATTGCTGAATCGTCTGATACGCAACGGGATCATCCTTTGCCAGGCCGGCAGACATGATCACCGCCGGCAATCCGCCGATAACCGCGGGATGCAGATAGTTGGAGTAAACGACACGATTCCCCTGCCCCTGATCTGCAATCAGGCCACAAAGCCTGTCTCCCCAACCGGGTACATTGAACGGCTCACCTTCGGTGGTCATTCCGAGAATCACAAACTCGGTCAAGCTGCTCAGCATTTTTTCCCCTTTATTGATCGATACAGCCAAGGGGAGAATGTTGGCAAAGAAACTGGTTCCCAGCAAGCCGCTCAAGCGTTATTTTTCAACGCCGCATGCGCGGCCGAGAGCCGGGCGATGGGCACGCGCGGCGCCGAGCAGGAGACATAGCTGAGTCCGATGCGGTGGCAGAAACCGATGGAAGCGGGATGCCCGCCGTGCTCGCCGCAGATGCCGATCTTCAACTCCGGCTTGACCTCACGTCCCCAGTTGACGGCCAGCTCCATCAGCTTGCCGACCCCTTGCGTATCCAGCACCTCGAACGGGTTGTCGCGCAGGATCTTCACCGCGTTGTACATCGGCAGGAACTTGTTCTCGGCATCCTCGCGCGAGAATGAGAACGTCGCCTGCGTGAGGTCGTTGGTCCCGAAGCTGAAGAAATCCGCCTCCTCGGCCAGCTTGTCGGCACGCAGGCAGGCGCGCACGACTTCGATCATGGTGCCGAACTTGAAATCCAACTGCTGGCCTGTGGAAGCCTCAACCTGTTGCCGGAGGTCATCGACGAAC includes these proteins:
- the leuS gene encoding leucine--tRNA ligase; amino-acid sequence: MQPNYHPASIEQQAQQHWEDRKAFLAVESGDKPKYYCLSMFPYPSGKLHMGHVRNYTIGDVLSRYHRMKGYNVMQPMGWDAFGLPAENAALANNVPPAAWTYSNIEYMKQQLKSLGLGIDWSREVKTCTPEYYRWEQWLFTRLFEKGVIYKKTSTVNWDPIDQTVLANEQVIDGRGWRSGAVVEKRDIPMYFFRITQYAEELLSGLDQLEGWPEQVRTMQANWIGKSYGVRFAFTHGNDEKLWVYTTRADTIMGVTFVAVAAEHPLATRAAQDNPALAAFIEECKQGGVAEADIATMEKKGMDTGLKVTHPLTGEQVPVWVGNYVLMGYGEGAVMAVPAHDERDFGFAKKYDLPIKQSIQVAGETFSTDAWAEWYGDKEKGVCIYSGKYDGLSYGAAVDAIATDLKAKGLGDKQVQFRLRDWGISRQRYWGCPIPIIHCPSCGDVAVPDDQLPVVLPENVVPDGAGSPLAKMPEFYECTCPKCGGKAKRETDTMDTFVESSWYYARYSSPQCKTGMVDKASAQHWLPVDQYIGGIEHAILHLLYARFFHKLMRDEGLVPGDEPFKNLLTQGMVIAPTFYREESNGKKLWINPAEVDVATDERGRPTGATLKADGLPVVIGGTEKMSKSKNNGVDPQAIIDEYGADTARLFMMFAAPPDQSLEWSDAGVEGSYRFLKRVWKAVSDHVAPGVVAAYREGELSAAAKALRFQLHQTIAKVDDDLGRRKTFNTAIAANMELLNALGKFTEQTPAARHVMQEALEAIVLMLSPIVPHLGQALWSELRPGSDLLDQSFPKADPAALVQDEIELVIQINGKLRGSLRVSKDADKAAIEQLALAHEVVVKQLAGGIAKKVVVVPGRLINVVV
- the lptE gene encoding LPS assembly lipoprotein LptE, whose product is MRVFVLLMSLLLTACGFHLRGHAGMPFSTLYLNAANPNTPFIADLRQNLTVNNIKLVNSAEKADVILSIESEVLDKQILSLSGGGRVSEFQLFYRVSVRAYDNQQRDWIPTEIMEIRRDYSYDDTKILAKEQEEAMLVQSMRTDMVQQIIRRLSRSKALPPQ
- the holA gene encoding DNA polymerase III subunit delta → MQIASDDLPRHLASGLKPLYVVYGDALLLAIEAADGIRAAARAAGYAERDTFTVEQHFKWAELRNSAQSLSLFAERKVIDLRIPSGKPGVEGGQALQEYVANLSPDILTLITLPKLDNTARKSQWFAALERNGVMVTADDVPRGALPRWIAGRLKRQEQTADNATLEFLADRCEGNLLAAFQEIQKLALLFPAGQLSLDDVKDAVMDVARYDIFKLSEAMLTGNAARFARILEGLRAEGTATVLVLWAITEDVRTLGKVLQAVQRGGNLANAMRDARVWGPRQGLIENAARRMKFPHIERAMQQAARLDKTIKGLRQGDVWDELLQLGLRFAK
- the cutA gene encoding divalent-cation tolerance protein CutA codes for the protein MTDALLVFTNLPDEQSATALAQRLIEQRAAACVNRLAPCTSIYRWEGKVETATEVPLLIKTTRAAYPRLEQLIREVHPYELPEIVAVSIDQGLPAYLDWVNQETKE
- the dsbD gene encoding protein-disulfide reductase DsbD, with amino-acid sequence MRFVLLLLMCLVAPVTQAGFLDNLGGGKQPTFLPPDEAFGLQVAVRDANTLQASFSVTPGYYLYRDKVEFSVAGGKTKIARVDLPKGEEKNDPNFGLIQVYHQPFQALLTLEQADPAQPLTLNARYQGCSDDGLCYPPIDKTITVSLLPALSNAPAAPPKALPPAGDDNARIADLFKGGSFWLVIASFFGFGLLLALTPCVFPMIPILSGIIVGRGHKITHMHAFILSLAYVLGMAITYAIAGVAAGYSGHLISNALQTPWVLGSFAALFVILSLSMFGFYELQLPSALQSKLTDTSNKLHGGHLSGVFAMGALSAIIMGPCVAAPLAGALLYIGQTHDAVLGGAALFALALGMGAPLLLIGSSAGVLLPKAGAWMEAVKRFFGVLLLALAIWIVSPVIPVSAQMMLWAALLIFSAIYLHALDPLPHNAHGMRKLGKGLGILALLLGAAYLIGALSGARDILRPLGNLGRGTVEAPASLQFERVRNLAALDARIAQARGKTVMLDFYADWCVSCKEMERFTFSDATVQARLKDTVLLQADVTANSDDDKALLKRFQLFGPPATLFFDTQGKEIDHRVTGYQDAAQFLQSLQAAGL
- a CDS encoding YidH family protein, which produces MSDLNDPRVFFAAERTLLAWNRTSLALMAFGFVIERFGLFVAILMPQQALPLQRGLSFWTGLAFVVLGAAVAAYSTVQFRKVLRTLKPVEIPDGYRVSPGIVTNLAVALLGIALTVYFFMGV
- the aroQ gene encoding type II 3-dehydroquinate dehydratase, yielding MKNILVLHGPNLNLLGTREPEVYGRVTLDEINEKLMALAGENGANMFCFQSNAEAALIERVQQARNDGTQFIVINPAAFTHTSVALRDALAAVGIPFIEVHLSNVFAREAFRKESFFSDLAVGVISGLGASGYESAVRYALNHKN
- the accB gene encoding acetyl-CoA carboxylase biotin carboxyl carrier protein, with protein sequence MDLRKLKTLIELVEGSGIAELEISEGEERVRITRTVAAQHIVAPAQTVVAAAPVAAAPAAAPAAAAAAPAAPEGHIVKSPMVGTFYRSPSPGAKAFVDVGQSVNSGDTLCIIEAMKLLNEIDADQGGVIKAILVENGQPVEFGQPLFVIG
- the accC gene encoding acetyl-CoA carboxylase biotin carboxylase subunit → MFEKILIANRGEIALRIQRACRELGIKTVVVHSEADADAKYVKLADESVCIGPAPSNQSYLSIPAIISAAEVTDAQAIHPGYGFLSENADFSERVEKCGFVFIGPRADTIRLMGDKVSAKAAMKKAGVPCVPGVDGALPDNPAEIIKIARTIGYPVIIKAAGGGGGRGMRVVHTEAALLNAVTMTRTEAAAAFNNPMVYMEKFLENPRHIEIQILADQHGNAVYLGERDCSMQRRHQKVIEEAPAPLLNPRLRNKVGERCAEACRKIGYRGAGTFEFLYENGEFYFIEMNTRVQVEHPVTEMITGIDIVQQQIRIAAGEKLPFKQRDIEFRGHAIECRINAEHPYKFIPSPGRITSWHVPGGPGIRVDSHVYANYFVPPHYDSMIGKLIAYGDTREQAMARMRTALSEMAVEGIDTNLALHRELMQDAAFMNGGTSIHYLEERLAERSKSK
- the prmA gene encoding 50S ribosomal protein L11 methyltransferase, with product MPWLTLIADTDAEHAEALSEALLELGALSVDLLDADADTPDEQAIFGEPGEPPPGVWQHNRVSALFNDDQDVAAILRQAANKIGLKDLPEHRIETLADNDWVRLTQSQFDPIPISPRLWIVPTWHTPSDPNAINIVLDPGLAFGTGSHPTTRLCLRWLDNNIKGGESVLDYGCGSGILAIAALKLGAARAVGVDVDSQAVVASRDNAVANQVENVQFYMPNYAPKDTYDVVVANILTNPLRMLAPLLANATRQGGRIVLSGILEEQAQDVMDIYAQWFDLDAPVFEDGWSCLSGTKR
- a CDS encoding zinc-ribbon and DUF3426 domain-containing protein, which gives rise to MDGTTLCPHCNTRFKIAEAQLEAHHGMVRCGHCLQAFDARPGFIPDEPIPQLELPILEEAAPQPESHAVEEVSIQVPAEEVVRDEVDELLSAAGFPEPLTQEEPASPQPETTVDISTAPTTEEIAEAAAAPTEATDHETLDFLEAVTAAQSEAGHDELKVHHEGEASQPMTLAERVAIVEEETEESQPRKKLIWPWAVSASLLTIVLLAQAAYFFRVELAARMPGLKPALIAWCQPLKCEVPLPHNNELMGIESSDLEADPAHGNLITLHALLRNRASYAQAFPELELTLNDIDDKALARRVFRPADYLPPVEKEQIGLLPNHELVVKLRLDVGDLKPTGYRLVLFYPAVN
- a CDS encoding DUF3579 domain-containing protein; this translates as MSGLLGTSFFANILPLAVSINKGEKMLSSLTEFVILGMTTEGEPFNVPGWGDRLCGLIADQGQGNRVVYSNYLHPAVIGGLPAVIMSAGLAKDDPVAYQTIQQFVQENKLKVRSGRIGSVSGSYPAIQERREYIRS